The following coding sequences lie in one Haemorhous mexicanus isolate bHaeMex1 chromosome W, bHaeMex1.pri, whole genome shotgun sequence genomic window:
- the LOC132341481 gene encoding uncharacterized protein LOC132341481 isoform X1, whose product MLLDFVMSLGVEAFMWFWSISLFEVSIPFWSLGLLSLRRKFHSTGARIGIAILLALVIMIYRAFTRLLESAYSMYGVWFLRPTRRPSSGSMFWEFISNCTQFVRGGAGNETFQPFISFFSSESVMSLFENVQFPLNGKETMFLAFNVVSFLYIVCSFSRMRAEMSRGADKTPDPEVDSGMKNDEWCREWENMGQTLKEFSDPVDWDFPCEQIQNPAEVGKYLKEKCHGDCKEKSLIAISWALAYAYRTLLDIVGQQTEAGRQGDKAAATPITQAAANTPAAQAGAELDSKPKPLAVAAGKKHTSKTNRPVTDNDDPGEGPSPPTTDKKPKVNETDTASEANIESYSLKDLRGLRKDYTRRPDESIISWLVRLWDAAGEATVLDGSEARHLGSLSHDPVIDQGMMRGANPHSLWARVLGSVAQRYLCADDLYMQQTQWKTIEQGIQRLREMAVAEIVFLDDVNTVNPDLVPCTSVMWRKLVRLGPHEYASALAIMKRDDGEETVLDMAKKLRACADAVHGPTHARIAAVETRLQRLEDKIEENHKKLREEIKEDLLQISAVQIRGSGA is encoded by the coding sequence atGTTGCTTGATTTCGTAATGTCTCTTGGGGTGGAGGCCTTCATGTGGTTCTGGTCTATAagcctttttgaggtttcaaTACCTTTCTGGTCACTAGGATTATTGTCCCTAAGACGTAAGTTTCACAGTACAGGGGCACGGATTGGAATAGCTATTTTGCTGGCCttggtgataatgatttataggGCATTTACAAGGTTGCTGGAGTCTGCTTACAGTATGTATGGTGTATGGTTTCTTCGTCCTACCCGGCGTCCTAGTTCCGGCAGtatgttttgggaatttattagtaattgcacccagtttgttagaggaggagcagggaatgagactttccagcctttcatttccttcttctcctctgaatctgttatgtcactttttgagaatgttcagtttcccctgaatggtAAGGAGACCATGTTTCTGGCTTTTAAtgtggtaagcttcctctatatagtctgcagcttctctagaatgagggctgagatgtccagaggagctgacaagacccctgacccagaagtagactcaggcatgaaaaatgatgagtggtgtagagaatgggaaaatatgggccaaaccctgaaggaattttctgatcctgtagactgggattttccatgtgaacaaattcagaacccagctgaggtgggaaaatacctgaaagagaaatgccatggtgactgtaaggaaaaaagtctcattgcaataagctgggccctggcctaCGCTTATCGCACCCTGCTAGATATTgtagggcagcagacagaggcaggcaggcagggagataaagcagcagctactccaatcactcaggctgcagccaacactccagctgctcaggctggagctgaactagacagtaagcctaagccactggcagttgctgcaggaaagaagcaCACGAGCAAAACCAATCGGCCAGTGACTGACAATGATGATCCAGGGGAAGGACCCTCACCACCAACTACTGataaaaagcccaaagttaATGAAACTGACACAGCCTCAGAAGCCAATATTGAGTCCTATTCCCTGAAGGACCTTCgtggcctaaggaaggattaTACCCGGCGgcctgatgaatccataattagttggttagtccgtctctgggatgctgcaggtgaggctacaGTTTTGGATGGTagtgaagccaggcatttgggatccctgtcacatgatcctgtcattgaccaaggaatgatgaggggggctaaccctcacagcctctgggcacgggtcctgggaagtgttgcacaaagatacctgtgtgcagacgatctctatatgcagcaaacacagtggaagaccatagagcaagggatccaacgcttgagggaaatggcagtggcagagattgtcttcttggatgatgtaaacactgtaaatccagacttggtaccatgcacatctgtaatgtggagaaaacttgtacgactcgggccacatgaatatgcttctgctctagCAATAATGAAGCGAGATGATGGTGAGGAGACcgtgctggatatggcaaagaaaCTCCGAGCATGTGCAGACGCTGTGCATGGCCCGacacatgccagaatcgcagcagtggaaacacgtctgcagaggttagaggataagatagaggagaatcacaagaagctcagagaggagattaaggaagaccttcttcaaatctcagcagtacagatcagaggttctgGTGCCTAA
- the LOC132341481 gene encoding uncharacterized protein LOC132341481 isoform X2, with protein sequence MVSCACDRIHSRVKCAAQQQLGERGVKKGERNNPAVTKPMEVHGRAEIHLQPVEDPTPETCDTVGDPCRISLLLKDCTSWKGPMLERFVKNCSPWERPTLKKSVMDYIPWEGPHAGVGEEREEEGAAEAKHYEPTAASIPHHPVLLGKGGGGVEESGVKLRLGRREK encoded by the exons ATGGTGAGTTGTGCTTGTGATAGAATACATAGCAGGGTAAaatgtgctgcacagcagcagctgggagagagaggagtgAAAAAGGGTGAGAGAAACAACCCTGCAGTcaccaag cccatggaggtccacggcagagcagagatccacctgcagcctgtggaggaccCCACGCCAGA GACCTGTGACACCGTGGGGGATCCATGCAGGATCAGtctgctcctgaaggactgtACCTCCTGGAAAGGACCTATGCTGGAGCGgtttgtgaagaactgcagcccgTGGGAAAGACCCACATTGAAAAAGTCCGTGATGGACTATatcccatgggagggaccccatgcTGGAGTCGGGGAAGAGcgtgaggaggaaggagctgcagaggcaaaaCATTATGAACCGACTGCAGCCTCCATTCCCCATCACCCCGTGCTTCTTGGCAAGGGAGGGGGAGGTGTAGAAGAGTCAGGAGTGAAGCTGAGGCTTGGAAGAAGGGAGAAGTAG